The following nucleotide sequence is from Ignavibacteriales bacterium.
TTGATTACTGCCAACACTAAATAAAGAATCACCTGTGCTCATACATATCCTTCGATCGCCTGGGTTACTACTTACAATTGTATCTGAAAATATTCCATTGCAATTCCTGATCACTCCTTTATTCTCCGTCCAACCAGTGGATGTTTCAGGGTCACCGGAAAAAATATACCTTGTTGGGGTTGGGGGATTGTGCTCAGGATTCAGCCATTGAGTACCGTCTCTTTTTAAACCTTTCATATAATTGTATGCATCAGTCGGAGTATTTGGAAAACCTTCGCATGTAATTACGGTGCTGCTCCCATATCTAACAAAGGAAGTTAATCCAAATTCCTGCCCTATATTGTTCTTAGGTGTTTTCAGGAAACTGATTCCGACTGCGGGTGGATTTGAGCCATACGTTCCGGGACCCCCTCCTCCGTCATCGTTGTCTCCGTTATATCCATAACTCATCTCGAGTGAAGTATCACATCCAACCCAATCATCAACAGCATCACCCACATCGTAATCGGATACTATAGAAAATATAGCTCCATTCCAATTTGATCCAGACTTATTAATTATTTCCCATTTAATAAAATTAACATCCTCCAGCCCGCTAGAAGTGTAGCTCCAGGCTGTAAGATGCATTTCAGCCATTAAAGGAGCGGTTCCTCCTCCAAAACCTTCAGAAGCAGTATGGCTTCCGGGGAACCCATCAGTCATGCATATGAATATAGTCTCTTGCGATCCTGTTACCCCTGGTTTATCTATTCCCGGGTCAAATATCCCATTTGTATTTATATCCGTAAAGGGTGCTCCATATGGAACCATGTCACCCCAGTTTGCATAATCTGGGTTAGTATTACCATTGTCTATCCAGTATATCTTGTAAACGTGAAAACGGGAATCCGTCATTGGTACTCCATTTAAAATATAACCCGGTTGACATTCGCCCTTATACGAGGATGCAGCCATCAATAGTGTTCCGTTTAAATTTGCAGTTATTGTTAACCCTGTTGTAAATATAAGATGTGCGCCATTTACATTTCCTTTCGGCCACTCAAACCCGGGCGAATTATTGGAGGATATATCCTGGTTAAAAATGCTGGTATTTATGAAAGGAGTTTTTATCCTGTTCGCATCCATCAATTTTTGTTCCTGGGTGACTTGGGAGAACATAACCCCCGGAAATATTGTAATTAATACAGTAAGAATAAATATTTTTTTTCTCATTTTATCAGAACCATTTTTTTTGTTTCGGAATAGTTTCCTGCTTCCAGTTTATAAATATACATCCCGCTGGATAAGTTTGTACCGTTAAAATCGTATTCATATACTCCCGGCGTGAGCTCCTGATTTACCAGTTTTGCTACCTCCCTTCCCGATATGTCGTAGATTATCAGTTTTACGAATTCTTTATTCCCCGGCACATCGAACCTAATCTTTGTCGATGGATTGAACGGGTTAGGGTA
It contains:
- a CDS encoding T9SS type A sorting domain-containing protein, translating into MFSQVTQEQKLMDANRIKTPFINTSIFNQDISSNNSPGFEWPKGNVNGAHLIFTTGLTITANLNGTLLMAASSYKGECQPGYILNGVPMTDSRFHVYKIYWIDNGNTNPDYANWGDMVPYGAPFTDINTNGIFDPGIDKPGVTGSQETIFICMTDGFPGSHTASEGFGGGTAPLMAEMHLTAWSYTSSGLEDVNFIKWEIINKSGSNWNGAIFSIVSDYDVGDAVDDWVGCDTSLEMSYGYNGDNDDGGGGPGTYGSNPPAVGISFLKTPKNNIGQEFGLTSFVRYGSSTVITCEGFPNTPTDAYNYMKGLKRDGTQWLNPEHNPPTPTRYIFSGDPETSTGWTENKGVIRNCNGIFSDTIVSSNPGDRRICMSTGDSLFSVGSNQAITIVASQFAEHGSNYLNSVTKLKQLAGTVRNFWQTIGITPISSEVPIEFRLHQNYPNPFNPSTKIRFDVPGNKEFVKLIIYDISGREVAKLVNQELAPGVYEYDFDGTNLSSGMYIYKLEAGNYSETKKMVLIK